From Methylobacterium radiodurans, a single genomic window includes:
- the putA gene encoding bifunctional proline dehydrogenase/L-glutamate gamma-semialdehyde dehydrogenase PutA, with the protein MRETAGPPFADLAGPAAPCGALRERIRAEGRRPEPDCLLPLLAEAAPTPAEEALAGPLAERLVRALRAKGQHGPVESLMREYDLSTREGVALMCLAEALLRIPDAATRDALIRDKIGGGDWRAHLAHPASLFAGAATWGLVVAGEILGADEADGLGAVLTRLLRRGGEPLVRAGLDRAMRVLGGQFVTGRTIAEALEHARAFETRGFTYSYDMLGEAAMSAADAARYAAAYAEAIAAIGAASAGRGPYAGPGISIKLSALHPRYARAQRERVLAELLPQVADLAASARAHEIGLNIDAEEADRLDLSLDILAALAADPRLSGWDGLGFVVQAYGKRAPAVIAFAIDLARRTRRRLMLRLVKGAYWDAEIKRAQVEGVPEFPVFTRKLHTDVAYLACARKLLAARDAVFPQFATHNARTLAAVLAMAGPDFRPGDYEFQCLHGMGEALYGEVVGAGKLDRPCRMYAPVGSHETLLAYLVRRLLENGANASFVHRIGDPAVPVAELASDPVAEARAVVPPGAPHPGIRLPGALFPDRANAAGFDLADEDVLAGLARGLAGASRAPAEARPLLGDGPGTGEARPILNPADSADIVGRVVEADAATVEAALVQAETAAPAWAATTPEARAAILERAADRMEAEPHALLALLIREAGKTLPNAIAELREAVDFLRYYAAQVRRDFSNATHRPLGPIACISPWNFPLAIFTGQVAAALAAGNPVLAKPAEETPLIAARAVAILREAGVPPAALQFLPGDGAVGAWLVADSRVCGVMFTGSTEIAKRIQTVLAGRLGPDGRPVPLVAETGGQNAMVVDSSALPEQVVADVLASAFDSAGQRCSALRVLCLQAEIADRVLAMLKGAVAELRVGDPVRLATDVGPVISEAARAGILDHVAGMRARGRTVHAPALPPDRAAGHFVAPTLVEIDDLAELEREVFGPVLHVLRFHAEDLGSLLAGIAATGYGLTFGVHSRIDAAVRRMVEAAPAGNLYVNRNMIGAVVGVQPFGGGGLSGTGPKAGGPLYLRRLLAACPAETGLAAGAPVPASLRALRDALRGEGRAAEASLCERVAARAPLGHAAVLPGPVGEENRYDLLPRGTILCLPLTETGLFAQLAAALATGNQVRLCAGGALRARVADLPESVRAVVGLSDAPDPAGCAAILAEAEGAALEAILRAVAEGAPAVIPVHTAVNGFYPPEWLVRERSLSTNTAAAGGNASLMAVG; encoded by the coding sequence ATGCGCGAGACCGCAGGACCGCCCTTCGCCGACCTCGCCGGACCGGCCGCCCCGTGCGGCGCGCTGCGGGAGCGCATCCGCGCCGAGGGCCGCCGACCGGAGCCCGATTGCCTCCTGCCGCTCCTGGCGGAGGCCGCCCCGACCCCCGCCGAGGAGGCGCTGGCCGGTCCGCTCGCCGAGCGCCTCGTGCGGGCCCTGCGGGCCAAGGGCCAGCACGGCCCGGTCGAGAGCCTGATGCGGGAGTACGACCTCTCGACCCGGGAGGGTGTCGCGCTGATGTGCCTAGCCGAGGCGCTGCTGCGCATCCCGGACGCGGCGACCCGCGACGCGCTGATCCGCGACAAGATCGGCGGCGGGGACTGGCGGGCGCATCTCGCCCACCCCGCCTCGCTCTTCGCGGGCGCGGCGACCTGGGGGCTCGTCGTCGCCGGGGAGATCCTCGGCGCCGACGAGGCGGACGGTCTCGGTGCGGTCCTGACCCGCCTGCTGCGCCGGGGCGGCGAGCCGCTCGTGCGCGCGGGGCTCGATCGGGCCATGCGGGTGCTCGGCGGGCAGTTCGTCACCGGCCGCACCATCGCGGAGGCGCTGGAGCACGCCCGCGCCTTCGAGACGCGGGGCTTCACCTACTCCTACGACATGCTGGGCGAGGCGGCGATGAGCGCCGCCGACGCGGCGCGCTACGCCGCCGCCTACGCGGAGGCGATCGCGGCGATCGGTGCCGCCTCGGCGGGGCGCGGGCCCTATGCGGGCCCGGGCATCTCGATCAAGCTGTCGGCGCTCCATCCGCGCTACGCCCGCGCCCAGCGGGAGCGGGTGCTGGCGGAATTGCTGCCCCAGGTCGCCGATCTCGCGGCTTCCGCCCGCGCCCACGAGATCGGCCTCAACATCGACGCCGAGGAGGCCGACCGGCTCGACCTCTCCCTCGACATCCTGGCGGCGCTGGCGGCCGACCCGCGGCTCTCCGGCTGGGACGGGCTCGGCTTCGTGGTGCAGGCCTACGGCAAGCGCGCGCCGGCCGTGATCGCGTTCGCGATCGATCTCGCCCGGCGCACGCGGCGCCGCCTCATGCTCCGCCTCGTGAAGGGCGCCTACTGGGACGCCGAGATCAAGCGGGCGCAGGTCGAGGGTGTGCCCGAGTTCCCGGTCTTCACCCGCAAGCTCCACACGGATGTCGCCTACCTCGCCTGCGCCCGGAAGCTGCTGGCGGCGCGGGACGCGGTCTTCCCGCAATTCGCCACCCACAATGCCCGCACGCTCGCCGCCGTGCTGGCGATGGCGGGGCCGGATTTCCGGCCCGGCGACTACGAGTTCCAGTGCCTGCACGGGATGGGCGAGGCGCTCTACGGGGAGGTCGTCGGCGCAGGGAAGCTCGACCGGCCCTGCCGCATGTACGCGCCGGTCGGCAGCCACGAGACGCTGCTGGCCTACCTCGTGCGCCGCCTCCTGGAGAACGGGGCCAACGCCTCCTTCGTGCACCGGATCGGCGACCCGGCGGTGCCGGTGGCGGAACTGGCCTCGGACCCGGTCGCCGAAGCGAGGGCGGTGGTCCCGCCCGGCGCCCCCCATCCCGGCATCCGCCTGCCCGGCGCGCTGTTTCCAGACCGGGCCAACGCCGCTGGCTTCGACCTTGCCGACGAGGACGTGCTGGCGGGCCTCGCGCGCGGCCTCGCGGGGGCTTCCCGCGCACCGGCCGAGGCCCGGCCGCTCCTCGGCGACGGGCCCGGCACCGGCGAGGCCCGCCCGATCCTGAACCCGGCCGACAGCGCCGACATCGTCGGGCGCGTGGTGGAGGCCGACGCGGCGACCGTCGAGGCGGCGCTTGTCCAGGCCGAGACGGCGGCGCCCGCCTGGGCCGCGACGACGCCGGAGGCACGCGCCGCCATCCTTGAGCGCGCCGCCGACCGGATGGAGGCCGAGCCACACGCCCTCCTGGCCCTGCTGATCCGCGAGGCCGGCAAGACCCTGCCGAACGCGATCGCCGAGCTGCGCGAGGCGGTGGATTTCCTGCGCTACTACGCGGCGCAGGTGCGGCGGGACTTCTCCAACGCCACGCACCGCCCGCTCGGACCGATCGCCTGCATCAGCCCCTGGAACTTCCCGCTGGCGATCTTCACCGGTCAGGTCGCGGCCGCGCTCGCGGCCGGCAACCCGGTTCTGGCCAAGCCCGCCGAGGAGACACCCCTGATCGCGGCGCGCGCCGTCGCCATCCTGCGCGAGGCCGGGGTGCCGCCCGCCGCCCTGCAGTTCCTGCCGGGCGACGGCGCGGTCGGGGCCTGGCTCGTCGCCGATTCCCGCGTCTGCGGGGTCATGTTCACCGGCTCGACCGAGATCGCCAAGCGCATCCAGACCGTGCTCGCGGGGCGGCTCGGGCCCGACGGGCGTCCGGTGCCGCTGGTGGCCGAGACCGGCGGCCAGAACGCGATGGTGGTCGATTCCTCGGCGCTCCCCGAGCAGGTGGTGGCCGACGTGCTCGCCTCGGCCTTCGATTCGGCCGGCCAGCGCTGCTCGGCGCTCCGGGTGCTCTGCCTCCAGGCCGAGATCGCCGACCGGGTGCTCGCCATGCTGAAGGGCGCCGTGGCGGAGCTGCGCGTCGGCGATCCGGTGCGCCTCGCCACGGATGTCGGTCCGGTGATCTCGGAGGCCGCGCGCGCCGGCATCCTCGACCACGTGGCCGGGATGCGGGCGCGGGGCCGGACGGTGCACGCCCCAGCCCTGCCGCCGGACCGCGCGGCCGGCCACTTCGTGGCGCCGACGCTCGTCGAGATCGACGACCTCGCGGAACTGGAGCGCGAGGTGTTCGGTCCGGTCCTGCACGTGCTGCGCTTCCACGCGGAGGATCTCGGCAGCCTCCTCGCCGGGATCGCCGCGACCGGCTACGGGCTGACCTTCGGGGTGCACAGCCGGATCGACGCCGCCGTCCGGCGGATGGTCGAGGCCGCCCCGGCCGGCAACCTCTACGTCAACCGCAACATGATCGGCGCGGTGGTCGGCGTGCAGCCCTTCGGCGGCGGGGGCCTCTCCGGCACCGGGCCGAAGGCCGGGGGCCCGCTCTACCTGCGCCGACTGCTCGCCGCCTGCCCGGCGGAGACCGGCCTCGCCGCGGGCGCGCCGGTTCCAGCGTCCCTGCGGGCCCTGCGCGACGCGCTCCGGGGCGAGGGCCGGGCGGCCGAGGCTTCCCTGTGCGAGCGGGTGGCCGCGCGCGCGCCGTTGGGCCACGCCGCCGTGCTACCCGGCCCGGTCGGCGAGGAGAACCGCTACGACCTGCTCCCGCGCGGTACGATCCTCTGCCTGCCGCTGACCGAGACCGGCCTGTTCGCCCAGCTCGCCGCGGCGCTCGCCACGGGCAACCAGGTGCGTCTCTGCGCAGGGGGCGCCTTGCGCGCCAGGGTCGCGGACCTGCCCGAATCGGTTCGCGCCGTCGTCGGCCTCTCGGACGCGCCCGATCCGGCGGGCTGCGCGGCGATCCTCGCCGAGGCGGAAGGTGCGGCGCTCGAAGCGATCCTGCGCGCGGTGGCCGAGGGCGCGCCCGCCGTGATCCCGGTTCACACGGCGGTGAACGGCTTCTACCCGCCCGAATGGCTCGTGCGCGAGCGCAGCCTCAGCACCAACACCGCCGCCGCCGGCGGCAACGCGAGCTTGATGGCGGTGGGCTGA
- a CDS encoding DUF882 domain-containing protein produces the protein MRIRIALACLAALTGLSPGLSTAAQARPATRYVSFQPQVRGLSCLQPRTRAMIAQLTARVGPIEITSTCGGRHAHNSQHYRGAAVDFRPRGASVGATLAVLRGMPQVGGIGSYAGGLIHADTGPRRLAWHGRARHRVARAHRSYARYAVRRGPHRSGAV, from the coding sequence ATGCGGATCCGGATCGCGCTCGCCTGCCTCGCTGCCCTCACGGGACTGTCCCCGGGTCTCTCGACAGCCGCGCAAGCCCGACCAGCCACCCGCTACGTCTCCTTCCAGCCCCAGGTCCGCGGCCTCTCCTGCCTGCAGCCGCGCACGCGCGCGATGATCGCCCAACTGACCGCCCGCGTCGGACCGATCGAGATCACCTCGACCTGCGGCGGGCGCCACGCCCACAACTCGCAGCACTATCGCGGGGCCGCCGTGGACTTCCGCCCGCGCGGGGCCTCGGTCGGCGCGACGCTCGCGGTCCTGCGCGGCATGCCGCAGGTCGGCGGCATCGGCTCCTACGCGGGCGGCCTGATCCACGCCGATACCGGTCCGCGCCGCCTCGCCTGGCACGGGCGCGCCCGCCACCGCGTCGCCCGGGCGCACCGGTCCTACGCGCGCTACGCGGTGCGGCGCGGCCCGCACCGCTCCGGCGCGGTCTGA